The following are from one region of the Capsicum annuum cultivar UCD-10X-F1 chromosome 1, UCD10Xv1.1, whole genome shotgun sequence genome:
- the LOC107840826 gene encoding vacuolar protein sorting-associated protein 51 homolog — MGVEDVPLDDKSKRMRDLLSSFYSPDPTSPSKSPNTSSRFATLDTINTTAFDADQYMNLLVQKSNLEGLLQRHVDMAAEIKNLDTDLQMLVYENYNKFVSATDAIKRMKNNIVGMETNMEQLLEKIISVQSRSDGVNTSLFDKREHIEKLHRTRNLLRKVQFIYDLPARLAKCIKSEAYADAVKYYIGAMPIFKIYGNSSFLDCKRASEEAIAIIIKALQGKVFSDSESIQARAEAIMLLKQLDFPVNNLKVQLFEKLEQFLVDLHLEYKSASSSAHEASIREFAEAVRAYRVIFPDSEQQLFRLAKDLATKHFEAAKQHIKKQLSSADLVAMLRVIWTDMLLMDEVLPEAGLRDFTFEAAHDVIKQYVAGRFSHLLLDISDALVKVHDNQKGVTEEEYPLQASLETNKRALIQGSMDALLDFRRVLDEDLEVLSRLTDLVIEWVQEGFQDFFRKLNDQFLVLSGKKYLVNQDLTFGEGMQGDKVLPELVLLLAQLSVFIEQNAITRITEEISSFSGGGTRGYENSPAFIPAEICRIFRSAGEELLQHYISLKTQKILIVLKKRFTTPNWVKHKEPREVHMFVDLLLQELDTIRNEVKQILPEGLHPKHRRTDSNGSTNSSRSNPLRDDRLVRSNTQKARSQLLESHLAKLFKQKMEIFTKVEHTQESVITTIIKLFLKSLQEFVRLQTFNRSGFQQIQLDIQFLKTTLKDTAEDEAAVDFLLDEVIVAAAERCLDPIPLEPAILDRLTQAKLAKNSDQGST, encoded by the exons ATGGGAGTGGAGGATGTGCCGCTGGATGATAAATCAAAGAGAATGAGAGATCTGTTATCAAGTTTCTACTCTCCTGATCCCACTTCTCCTTCAAAGTCCCCCAATACTTCTTCCAGATTCGCTACATTGGACACCATCAACACCACCGCATTCGATGCCGATCAATACATGAACCTCCTT GTCCAGAAGTCCAATTTGGAAGGTCTGCTTCAGAGGCATGTTGATATGGCTGCTGAGATAAAGAATCTGGATACCGACCTGCAGATGTTGGTATATGAAAATTACAACAAGTTTGTAAGTGCCACAGATGCTATTAAAAG gatgaagaacaatattgttgGCATGGAAACAAATATGGAACAGCTTCTTGAAAAG ATAATATCCGTTCAATCTCGAAGTGATGGGGTTAATACTTCTCTTTTCGATAAGAGAGAGCACATTGAGAAATTGCATCGGACCCGCAATCTTCTACGGAAAGTTCAG TTCATATACGATCTACCTGCTAGGTTAGCAAAGTGCATCAAATCAGAAGCCTATGCTGATGCAGTAAAATACTATATAGGAGCTATGCCCATTTTCAAG ATATATGGGAACTCTTCATTCCTAGACTGCAAACGAGCCTCAGAGGAAGCAATTGCCATCATTATCAAAGCTTTGCAG GGAAAGGTGTTCTCAGATTCTGAATCCATACAAGCCAGGGCTGAGGCCATTATGCTCCTTAAGCAATTAGATTTTCCG GTTAATAATTTGAAGGTGCAACTCTTTGAAAAGTTAGAACAGTTCCTCGTGGATCTCCATCTAGAATATAAGTCGGCTTCTTCTAGTGCTCATGAG GCTTCTATTCGTGAATTTGCTGAGGCTGTCCGCGCTTATCGAGTTATTTTCCCTGATTCCGAACAACAGCTCTTTAGACTTGCAAAAGACTTAGCTACAAA GCACTTTGAAGCCGCAAAACAGCACATCAAGAAGCAGCTCTCTTCAGCAGACCTTGTTGCCATGCTGC GAGTAATTTGGACAGACATGCTTCTGATGGATGAAGTGCTGCCAGAGGCCGGTCTACGTGATTTTACATTTGAG GCTGCTCATGATGTTATCAAACAATATGTTGCTGGCAGATTCAGTCATCTTCTGCTAGATATTTCAG ACGCTCTTGTAAAAGTCCATGATAATCAAAAGGGGGTGACTGAAGAAGAATATCCTTTGCAGGCTTCCCTTGAGACCAACAAAAGGGCACTAATTCAAGGCAGCATGGATGCGTTGCTG GATTTCCGTCGAGTTCTTGATGAAGACTTGGAAGTGCTATCAAGATTGACAGACTTGGTCATTGAGTGGGTGCAAGAAGGATTTCAGGACTTCTTCAGGAAGCTGAATGATCAATTTCTCGTGCTTTCAGGAAAGAAATATTTAGTTAATCAGGATCTAACCTTTGGGGAGGGAATGCAGGGTGATAAAGTACTTCCTGAGCTTGTTCTTTTGTTGGCTCAACTCTCCGTTTTCATTGAGCAAAATGCCATTACCAGAATCACTGAG GAAATATCTTCTTTTTCTGGTGGTGGGACTCGAGGCTATGAAAATAGTCCAGCTTTTATTCCTGCAGAAATTTGTCGCATATTTCGATCAGCCGGTGAAGAACTCTTGCAGCAT TATATAAGCTTGAAAACTCAGAAGATCTTGATTGTGTTGAAGAAGAGGTTTACAACCCCCAATTGGGTTAAG CATAAAGAGCCCAGGGAAGTTCATATGTTTGTTGACCTACTACTCCAAGAG CTGGACACAATCCGTAATGAAGTAAAGCAAATATTGCCTGAAGGGCTCCACCCTAAGCATCGGCGTACAGACAGCAATGGAAGTACCAATTCTTCTCGTAGTAATCCATTGAGAGATGATAGACTGGTACGATCAAATACCCAAAAGGCTAGGAGTCAGCTTCTTGAGTCCCATTTAGCAAAATTGTTCAAGCAGAAGATGGAAATATTTACTAAAGTTGAACACACACAG GAATCAGTCATAACTACGATTATAAAACTTTTCTTGAAGAGTTTACAAGAATTTGTCCGACTTCAGACTTTTAATCGGAGTGGATTTCAACAAATTCAGTTGGACATTCAATTTCTTAAGACCACTCTTAAGGATACTGCTGAAGATGAAGCAGCTGTTGATTTTTTGCTTGATGAG GTGATTGTTGCTGCTGCTGAACGTTGTCTTGATCCCATTCCTCTGGAGCCAGCCATCTTGGACAGGCTTACCCAAGCAAAGTTGGCAAAGAACTCGGACCAGGGCTCTACATAA